In a single window of the Massilia oculi genome:
- a CDS encoding FHA domain-containing protein, whose amino-acid sequence MSEHTSQALHSPAGAPARTASLRGPWTIETLARNGEVLHRHRVAALPIRMGRAYDNDFIVDDDYAAAHHAVVEAGLDGRLRLRDLGSRNGIVHKSRRIKDELAIDGDTVVRMGHTSLRIRGAAHRVAPELVDRTMHGWEGMLPGAAGIVLAVLAALLVAWLTDASNDLERYALFPAAASGIGLAWAGLWAFGNRLFGRRARLGRHLFIYGCALTALVGLRLLASVVAYAWSLEWLTAYASHMAVATVAVAVYFHLATVTPQYRRRLRLACGALAVLVSSLILAGNMQRHGRTADELYMPVLLPPELRASPGVPVADYIDQVGAMKKEIDAERGGGN is encoded by the coding sequence ATGAGCGAGCACACCAGCCAGGCATTGCACTCGCCGGCGGGCGCACCGGCGCGCACCGCGTCGTTGCGCGGCCCGTGGACCATCGAAACCCTGGCCCGCAACGGCGAGGTGCTGCACCGCCATCGCGTGGCGGCGCTGCCGATCCGCATGGGCCGCGCCTACGACAACGACTTCATCGTCGACGACGACTACGCAGCCGCCCATCACGCCGTGGTCGAGGCCGGCCTGGACGGGCGGCTGCGGCTGCGCGACCTCGGCAGCCGCAACGGCATCGTGCACAAGAGCCGGCGCATCAAGGACGAACTGGCGATCGACGGCGACACCGTGGTGCGCATGGGCCATACCTCGCTGCGCATCCGCGGCGCCGCGCACCGTGTGGCGCCGGAACTGGTCGACCGCACCATGCACGGCTGGGAAGGCATGCTGCCGGGCGCCGCCGGCATCGTGCTGGCCGTGCTGGCGGCGCTGCTGGTGGCCTGGCTGACGGACGCCAGCAACGACCTGGAGCGCTACGCCCTGTTCCCGGCCGCCGCCAGCGGCATCGGCCTGGCGTGGGCCGGCCTGTGGGCTTTCGGCAACCGCCTGTTCGGGCGCCGCGCGCGCCTCGGGCGCCACCTGTTCATCTATGGCTGCGCGCTGACGGCGCTGGTGGGGCTGCGCCTGCTGGCCAGCGTCGTCGCCTATGCCTGGTCGCTCGAATGGCTGACCGCGTACGCGTCGCACATGGCGGTGGCGACGGTGGCGGTGGCGGTCTACTTCCACCTCGCCACCGTCACGCCGCAATACCGGCGCCGCCTGCGACTGGCCTGCGGCGCGCTGGCGGTGCTGGTGTCGAGCCTGATCCTGGCCGGGAACATGCAGCGCCACGGCCGCACCGCCGACGAGCTGTACATGCCGGTCCTGCTGCCGCCCGAGCTGCGCGCCAGTCCGGGCGTGCCAGTGGCCGACTACATCGACCAGGTCGGGGCGATGAAGAAGGAGATCGATGCGGAGCGTGGTGGCGGCAACTGA